From the Corynebacterium zhongnanshanii genome, the window CACGGAATCCATGACCCGCCGAACCGCTAAAATCAATCGACATTCCCAACGGCATATTCAATGCTTCCGAGGCATAATCCTCAAAAGAAATACCCGTGGTGTCCGCGATGGTATCGGCCAACATGTCGTATCCCGCAGAAGAATATATCCGTCGCGTCTGCGCAGGTTTTTCAGGCGAACGCTCCCGAAAACCCACGCCGCTGGCGTGAGCCAACAGCTCGCGGACAGTAGGCGGCGACTTCCAATCCGCAGCCACCGAGCTAGGTACGGGGTCATCCAGTTCGAAGGCACCCTCCTCCACAGCTATCAACACCGCATAGGCGGTGAGCAGCTTACTCAACGAAGCCAGGCTGTACACCTGCGACGTATCACCCCAGGTCGTCACCTTCGGTGACGGCGACTCAGAACCCGTCGCCGACGAGCCATCAGGTACGGACGCCTCCACCACGGCCGCAGAAACACTCTCCACAGGCCAGCCGTCAAGGTCATGCAGGGCGGGGAAACGCGCGCTGGGCGTCGAATATGACAAAGGCATTACTTCGCCGCAATCAATTCATCAATCAGGTCCACCAGATCACCCAGCGTCTCCGCATCATGAATATCGGATTCCTCCACGCGCACCCCGAACGCATCCTCCACGCGCACGGCAATATCCACAATGGACAAAGAATCAATATTCAAATCCTCATGAATCCGAGCATCACGGGTAAGCTCCTGAGCCTCAATACCCGTCGCCTGATCCACAATCCGCACAACACCCGCATAAGTATCCTGCGAATCACCCTGGTCAGCCTGCTCAGCGTGCTGGGACGAAGAACCCAACGCAGCAGCCAACTTAGCCTTCGCATCTTGCGAGAGCGCACCTTCAGAAGAATTAGACACGTAAACCCCTTCTCAGAGTCCGAAATATGGTTGGATAAATCTATTGTGTCAATTCTAAGCCAAACCCGAGTAGGGCGATCCGCCCGCCAGCTATCCAAGCGATTCGTCCGGCGCCTGCGCAACCACAAACCAGACCTTCCCGGACTGCCCGATGTCGATCGCGAGCACCACATCGAATCCCGCGACGGGATAAAACTCAAGGTCAACGACCTCGGGCCCGAAGACGCATCCACCGTAATGCTCTTCGCCCACGGATTTACCCTCACCTCTAACTCCTGGTTCTTCCAAGCAAAATATCTGCGCACAGAGCACCCGGACGTTCGCCTGCTTCTGCCGGATCTTCGCGGCCACGGGGATAGCTCCGTGCTCATTAACAGTGGCGGCGGGCGACCCGAACCCGCGCAGCTTGGCGTGGCAGAGACGTCGAAAGACCTGCTGGAAATCCTCGATCATTTGGTGACCGCTGACAAAAACCTGGTGCTGGTGGGGCACTCCATGGGCGTGATGACCGTGCTCGGGGCACTGAGACTGATGCAACCGCAACTGCGATCGCGAGTGACCGGCGTGATCCTCATCAACGGAGCCATCGACCGCTTCGCCTCCGACGGCATCACCCAAATCCTGGATTCGCCGCCCGTGCGCGTGCTCAGGAAAATCGGGAAAACACTGCCCGCGCCGGCGCACCTGGCGAAAGACGGAATGGAATGGATCATCAAACCCGTCATCGCTGGATTCGTGTACCACGGTGCACTGGAGGAAGGCGACTCGGACAAGTTC encodes:
- a CDS encoding serine hydrolase domain-containing protein, with the protein product MPLSYSTPSARFPALHDLDGWPVESVSAAVVEASVPDGSSATGSESPSPKVTTWGDTSQVYSLASLSKLLTAYAVLIAVEEGAFELDDPVPSSVAADWKSPPTVRELLAHASGVGFRERSPEKPAQTRRIYSSAGYDMLADTIADTTGISFEDYASEALNMPLGMSIDFSGSAGHGFRASLEDMSTFAAEVLQPRLLSPSTLREAFTVQYPDLDGVVPGYGMQKPCPWGLGFEVHGEKTPHWLGASMPEDVCGHFGQSGTFLWVHPDSGAAAVVLTDEDFGDWAKERWDSFNDSLWEQLH
- a CDS encoding acyl carrier protein — translated: MSNSSEGALSQDAKAKLAAALGSSSQHAEQADQGDSQDTYAGVVRIVDQATGIEAQELTRDARIHEDLNIDSLSIVDIAVRVEDAFGVRVEESDIHDAETLGDLVDLIDELIAAK
- a CDS encoding alpha/beta fold hydrolase — translated: MSILSQTRVGRSARQLSKRFVRRLRNHKPDLPGLPDVDREHHIESRDGIKLKVNDLGPEDASTVMLFAHGFTLTSNSWFFQAKYLRTEHPDVRLLLPDLRGHGDSSVLINSGGGRPEPAQLGVAETSKDLLEILDHLVTADKNLVLVGHSMGVMTVLGALRLMQPQLRSRVTGVILINGAIDRFASDGITQILDSPPVRVLRKIGKTLPAPAHLAKDGMEWIIKPVIAGFVYHGALEEGDSDKFDIVDFHADEIDSTSMGTILGYLDDLATHDETAAAPLLAGIPGVVMVGACDDVTPAEQTRKIGALWPGAEVVEFPDSGHMLPVECPEAVNEAIGRVLAQSS